AATGTTTTGCAGCTAATTCACCCAGCTCCACATTCCCATGGATCACGCAAGCACCGAGAAGAGCTCCCCATACGGCATGGTTTGGCTGAAACGGCATTCCTCTGATCAACTCGTATGCTTCCTGCAGGCGTCCTGCCCGACCAAGAAGATCGATCATGCAAGCATAGTGATCAGTGTTCTGTTCCACGCCATGGACATGCAACATTCTATTGAACAACTTCAGTCCCTCGTCCACCAAGCCAGCATGGCTGCAAGAGTATAACAAGGAAGTGAATGTGACCTCACTAGGTGCCACTTGGGACTCCACCATCCTATCGAAGAGCCGAATGGCGGTGATAGCATGCCCGTGCATCCCATATCCAGCAATGATCGCGGTCCAAGATACCAAGTCCTTATTTTGAAGGCTACTGAAGAGCTCCCATGCAACATCCAATTTGCCAGCCTTAGCATAGATGTTCACCAAGCCAGTGATAGCCTCATTGCTTGCCGTGAAACCCATCCTAGTCAAATAACAGTGCAGGCTACTGGCCAGCTTCGAGTCTGCCAAGTCCGCGCATGCTGGTAGAAGGCTCGCAATTGTAGCTAGATCCACTGGCACTGATTCTGCTAGCATCAGCTTGAAATGCTCCACAGCATCTTTTGCCGCTGAATTCCTTGCAAACCCTGATATCATAGCGTTCCATGTCGCTGTTCTCTTCGCACGACTTGCAAACACCCTGTGGCACAAGTCCAAGTTTCTGGATTTGGCATACATATCGATCAGCGCAGTCTCCACTGCGATATCTGATTCGAGACACAGCCTTATACACGATCCATGGATGCACTTTCCGTGTGCTAAAGAGGGCCAAGCTGAGCAAGCCGAGAGCAAAGAAGCCATTGTCACTGAATTGGGTCTCACCCCTTCCTCCTGCATCATATGAGAAAGTGAAAGTGCTTCTGCTTCAAATCCATGCAACGCATAAGCTCCGATCATGGCAGTCCATCCGATGACATCCCTGTTGGGCATTCCATCGAACACCTGCCTTGCCTCTTCCAGATACCCACACTTCGCGTACATATCAACCAAAGAGTTCTGCACACGAGCGTCCAGAAGCCCTCTCTCGCCGGCCACCTGGTGGACCAACCGCCCTCTCCGCAAGTCGCCCGTTTGAGCACAAGCAGGCAGCACGCACACGGCAGTGGCCGCATCGATCTCCACTCCAGCATCCATCATTCCGTCGAACACCTCTAGTGCTTTCCCGGCATACTCATTCCGGCAGAAGCCAGATATCATCGTGTTCCAGGCGATGACGGTTCTGTGATTCATTAGGATGAACACCTTCACCGCGGCGTCCGTGTCCGCGCAGCTCATGTACATGGCGATCAGACAGTTCTGCACGTAGTCGTCGCCGGCGAATCCGGAAGCCAGAGACTTCCCGTGTATCTGAGCGCCGAGGCGGGCGAGGGAGAGGTCCGCGCAGGCCTTGAGCGCGAAGGGGAAGGTGAAGTGGTCGGGGTGGAGGCTGGAGGAAACCATTCTGGCGAAGAAGCGGAGGGCTTCGAGGGGAAGGCCGCCGCGCTGAGCGTGGCCACGGATGAGCGCGTTCCAAAGGTGGAGATTCGGGTTGGAGATCCGGTCGAACAGGTGGCGGGCGGAGGAGAGACGGCCAGAGAGTGAGTAGAGGACGGCGATGCGGGAGAGGATTGGGCGGAAGTGCGAGGGCGGCGAGTCGACGGAGAGGGTACCGGAAGAGATGAGGAGGGCGTGGATCTGGGCGACGGCGAGGGGGGACTTGGAGCGGACCAGGGAGAGGCATCGCGATGGGTCGGCGAGGAGGCAGCGGAGGCGGGAGTGTATGACGATTCGCCCATTCATTCAAATGGCTTCTTCCGGTTCGTTTCCACTAATTGATTGGGTTCGAGTCTAATTAAAGTATCGAAGAACTCgttcttttcaatttttttcggTGAATTTTCTTCTGTTCTGTGTTTATGTGGAACGAAGGAAATATAATGGAAATTAAAATGTTTGCATAAATAAATTACGAATCTTCATTAAGGCTTAAAATATCATCAATCTTTTgacattaaaatttaaaacagacCGGGTTTATCTATGCACAAGGGCTGCTTCATAAAATATAGATCCGTTATCTTAATGGATATAGAAAAAGACAAATATAGATATAACTTATTATGAGATAAATCTCAAATTGTCATAAACATTTACATCTCCACCAATTAAATCTGCGCGACACGAGTAATAGCAGGTAGGCATCCACATAGACATGATTTCACTTGACGATGACTTGACTCATTTAAATCGTCTCCAACCCTTTAGTCTTCTATAGTTCTTCAACAAGAGGGAGCAGCAGACCACACCGACTGAAGAAGCAGCCATGGCGGCACCAGCAACCCATGGTGGCAGCCTGAATCTGGTGAACAGAAAAATAACTTCGGCAGCAATTGGGATGCCGATAATGTTGCTTCGTAAAATA
This region of Zingiber officinale cultivar Zhangliang chromosome 9A, Zo_v1.1, whole genome shotgun sequence genomic DNA includes:
- the LOC122020451 gene encoding pentatricopeptide repeat-containing protein At5g39350-like is translated as MNGRIVIHSRLRCLLADPSRCLSLVRSKSPLAVAQIHALLISSGTLSVDSPPSHFRPILSRIAVLYSLSGRLSSARHLFDRISNPNLHLWNALIRGHAQRGGLPLEALRFFARMVSSSLHPDHFTFPFALKACADLSLARLGAQIHGKSLASGFAGDDYVQNCLIAMYMSCADTDAAVKVFILMNHRTVIAWNTMISGFCRNEYAGKALEVFDGMMDAGVEIDAATAVCVLPACAQTGDLRRGRLVHQVAGERGLLDARVQNSLVDMYAKCGYLEEARQVFDGMPNRDVIGWTAMIGAYALHGFEAEALSLSHMMQEEGVRPNSVTMASLLSACSAWPSLAHGKCIHGSCIRLCLESDIAVETALIDMYAKSRNLDLCHRVFASRAKRTATWNAMISGFARNSAAKDAVEHFKLMLAESVPVDLATIASLLPACADLADSKLASSLHCYLTRMGFTASNEAITGLVNIYAKAGKLDVAWELFSSLQNKDLVSWTAIIAGYGMHGHAITAIRLFDRMVESQVAPSEVTFTSLLYSCSHAGLVDEGLKLFNRMLHVHGVEQNTDHYACMIDLLGRAGRLQEAYELIRGMPFQPNHAVWGALLGACVIHGNVELGELAAKHLFEIEPENTGNYVLLGNIYAAAGRWEDVESVRGLMTGRGLRKAPGSSLIEAKV